A window of Equus przewalskii isolate Varuska chromosome 18, EquPr2, whole genome shotgun sequence contains these coding sequences:
- the ZNF80 gene encoding zinc finger protein 80, which yields MQEGHLRPLTVSHEETFLPHMSLECDGLGTDDSLRSRVLQKQDSGGNALHECDSQGLSKDALVHAGKTLYKCEECGKVFHKNYVLVRHQRIHTGVKPYECQECGKAFQEKVDLGRHMRIHTGEKPYKCVVCGKLFSRRSHLTYHQRIHTGKKPHECRECGRTFNSHSVFVQHSLTHTGEKPIECKECGKAFHYKSSLTRHMRIHTGEKPYKCSECGKTFTYHSVFFRHGMTHSAGKPYECKECGKGFYYSYSLTRHTRRHTGEKPYECRECGKAFAYRSAFVKHKKIHTRGKTFQCK from the coding sequence ATGCAGGAAGGGCACTTGAGGCCACTTACCGTCTCCCACGAGGAGACCTTCCTTCCACATATGAGCCTTGAATGTGATGGGTTGGGAACAGATGATAGTCTGCGCTCAAGGGTTTTACAGAAGCAAGACTCTGGAGGAAATGCGCTCCATGAATGTGATTCACAGGGACTGAGTAAAGACGCGTTGGTTCATGCAGGGAAGACCCTCTACAAATGCGAAGAATGCGGGAAAGTGTTTCACAAGAATTACGTACTTGTTCGACATCAGCGGATTCACACTGGGGTGAAGCCTTATGAATGCCaggagtgtgggaaagcctttcaGGAAAAGGTAGACTTGGGCCGGCACATGAGGAttcacactggggagaagccctataagtgtgtggtgtgtgggaAGCTCTTCAGCCGCAGGTCACACCTCACGTACCACCAGCGGATCCACACTGGCAAGAAGCCCCATGAGTGCAGAGAGTGTGGAAGGACCTTCAACTCCCACTCTGTTTTTGTCCAGCATAGTCTGACCCACACCGGAGAAAAACCCATTGAGTGcaaagaatgtggaaaagcctttcaCTACAAGTCTTCCTTAACTCGACACATGAGGATTCACACGGGAGAGAAGCCCTACAAGTGCAGCGAATGTGGAAAGACCTTCACCTACCACTCTGTTTTTTTCCGACATGGGATGACCCACAGTGCAGGAAAGCCCTATGagtgtaaagaatgtgggaaaggtTTCTACTACAGCTATTCCCTCACTCGACACACAAGGAggcacactggagagaagccctatgagtGCAGGGAATGTGGAAAGGCCTTTGCCTACCGATCCGCTTTTGTTAAGCATAAGAAGATCCACACTAGAGGAAAAACCTTTCAGTGCAAataa